One genomic segment of bacterium includes these proteins:
- a CDS encoding orotate phosphoribosyltransferase, whose translation MTESDILNIFKSTGALLTGHFLLTSGRHSDRYFQCAKVLQYPQHTETLCKMISDNFRKFEIDTVIAPAMGGLVVGQEVARQLNKRFIFAEREDKKLSIRRGFTLDENEKVLVCEDVVTTGGSVFEVIDIVKSNNAHIAGVGFIVDRSNGKVSFGYPQFSTLKMEVVSYLPDECPLCREDIELVKPGSRKVK comes from the coding sequence ATGACAGAATCAGATATTCTAAACATATTCAAATCAACCGGCGCATTACTTACCGGACACTTTCTTCTAACATCAGGAAGACACAGCGACAGATATTTTCAATGTGCAAAAGTTCTTCAATATCCTCAACACACAGAAACTCTTTGCAAAATGATTTCTGACAATTTCAGAAAATTTGAGATTGATACAGTTATCGCTCCGGCAATGGGAGGACTTGTTGTTGGTCAGGAAGTTGCTCGTCAGTTAAATAAACGATTCATCTTTGCAGAAAGAGAAGACAAAAAACTTTCCATCAGGAGAGGATTCACGCTCGATGAAAATGAAAAAGTTTTAGTTTGTGAAGATGTTGTTACAACCGGCGGTTCAGTGTTTGAAGTAATTGACATAGTTAAAAGTAACAATGCACACATTGCTGGTGTTGGTTTCATCGTTGACAGAAGTAATGGCAAAGTAAGTTTTGGTTACCCGCAATTCAGTACTCTGAAGATGGAAGTGGTTTCTTATTTGCCTGATGAATGTCCTCTTTGCAGAGAAGATATTGAACTTGTAAAACCGGGTTCTCGGAAAGTGAAATAA